In Dyadobacter sp. NIV53, a single window of DNA contains:
- a CDS encoding TonB-dependent receptor domain-containing protein yields the protein MRPLISTIFLLLFVGANVYSQTNSGLKINGKIIDVTTNKPVEYASVGLTDQLTNKVLNGAVTDTTGFFEMTGLIPGTYTLSIDFIGYQKKELKDIVITTSAKNFSLNTIAITPSVKMLAEVTVSGRAAIVENQIDKIVYNAANDITSQAGVALDVLKKVPQVSVDIDGNVELQGNPNVRFLINGKPSSVFGNSLTDALASIPASQIKSIEAITSPGAKYDAQGTGGIINIILKDNRLQGINGNVSLSAGTRLENGSVNLNFRRNNFGVNAFFSGNKQLSSRTPGTQDRLSSNASDTTTTRLLQNGYQDFQRSGYRSGIGFDWTLSKKDNLIGSVGYNNFSNKSSGITDISQTVFNNTGIPVSSSELFRNSTSNGGISAIDWSLNYIKKLKKDGQELNVLYSSSFGKPRNNYSQIQNFSTETVPYSGTTGNTPGNDRQTNISIDYSHPVTKKFMIETGLKTVWQDINSIANIRVLKPALNQFVPDLTQSYQLNYNMKIYAGYLSATFSMFNFLNVKAGARFEHTDVRIDYPNTFIPSYNNLVPSLIFSHNFKDDQSVKLAFTRRIERAEYREINPFMNLSDPYNITAGNPLLKPEIGNNFELGYNKPFKNGGSVYIALIERINTSDIKPYTTFYPTYMIGDSAYQNVSVTLRQNIGTEYNSGVSISGSMPLSSRLNLRGNVIVTQKRVVNNLLTTDNVTNGTNWRFNLNATYQLPKDLILEGFGNYSSAINTIQGKRPQQLTYNFAFRKQFYHKNASIGFTATNPFTKYISQVTTVTTGNYMATNTVLVPYRSFGISLTYKFGKLEFKKGKDQNTDFLHSAPNTDN from the coding sequence ATGAGGCCCCTGATTTCCACTATATTTCTCTTATTATTTGTCGGCGCCAATGTTTACAGCCAAACAAATTCAGGCCTTAAAATCAATGGCAAAATAATTGACGTTACTACAAATAAACCGGTAGAGTATGCGTCTGTCGGTTTGACCGACCAGCTCACAAACAAAGTCCTTAATGGCGCTGTCACAGATACAACCGGCTTTTTCGAAATGACCGGCCTCATACCGGGAACCTACACTTTAAGTATCGACTTTATTGGTTATCAGAAGAAAGAGTTAAAAGATATTGTAATTACCACTTCTGCTAAAAACTTTTCACTCAACACAATAGCTATAACACCATCGGTAAAAATGCTGGCAGAAGTAACTGTGTCTGGCAGGGCAGCCATTGTTGAAAACCAGATTGATAAGATCGTTTACAATGCTGCCAATGATATTACTTCCCAGGCCGGTGTTGCACTGGATGTTTTGAAAAAAGTACCCCAGGTTTCGGTGGATATTGATGGAAATGTAGAATTACAGGGAAATCCGAATGTGCGTTTTCTGATCAACGGCAAACCATCCAGTGTTTTCGGAAACAGCCTCACCGACGCCCTCGCTTCCATTCCGGCCAGCCAGATCAAAAGCATCGAAGCTATTACCAGTCCGGGTGCGAAGTACGATGCGCAGGGAACGGGCGGAATTATCAACATTATTTTGAAAGACAACCGTTTGCAGGGAATTAACGGAAATGTCAGCCTTTCGGCAGGAACCAGGCTTGAAAACGGGTCAGTAAACCTTAATTTCAGACGGAACAATTTTGGGGTGAACGCATTTTTCAGTGGCAACAAACAACTCAGTTCAAGGACACCAGGAACGCAGGACCGCCTGTCATCGAATGCATCGGACACAACTACAACGCGGCTGCTTCAAAACGGTTACCAGGATTTTCAACGAAGCGGTTACAGATCCGGAATCGGTTTTGACTGGACTTTATCAAAAAAAGATAACCTGATCGGATCAGTTGGTTACAATAATTTCAGTAACAAAAGCAGTGGAATTACGGACATTTCGCAAACGGTTTTTAATAACACGGGAATACCGGTTTCATCAAGTGAATTATTCCGTAATTCGACCAGCAATGGTGGCATCAGTGCAATCGATTGGTCTTTGAATTATATCAAAAAACTAAAAAAGGACGGCCAGGAACTGAATGTCCTGTACAGTTCCAGTTTTGGAAAACCGCGCAATAATTACAGCCAGATCCAGAATTTCAGTACGGAAACCGTTCCATATTCAGGCACAACCGGCAATACGCCCGGCAACGACAGGCAAACTAATATTTCGATAGATTACTCCCATCCGGTCACTAAAAAATTTATGATTGAAACCGGGTTAAAAACGGTATGGCAGGATATTAACAGTATTGCCAATATACGGGTTTTGAAACCGGCATTGAACCAGTTTGTGCCCGATCTGACGCAGTCGTACCAGTTGAACTACAACATGAAAATTTATGCCGGTTATTTGTCCGCAACGTTTTCCATGTTCAATTTTTTAAATGTAAAAGCAGGTGCACGTTTCGAGCATACCGATGTCAGAATAGATTACCCGAATACCTTTATCCCCTCCTACAACAATCTGGTGCCATCTCTGATTTTTTCACACAATTTCAAGGACGACCAATCTGTTAAACTTGCTTTTACACGCCGTATCGAACGTGCTGAATACCGGGAAATTAACCCGTTCATGAACCTGAGTGATCCTTACAACATCACCGCCGGGAATCCGCTTTTGAAACCCGAAATAGGAAACAATTTTGAGCTGGGTTACAACAAACCTTTCAAAAACGGCGGCAGTGTGTACATCGCGTTGATTGAGAGGATTAATACGAGCGACATTAAACCGTACACAACTTTTTATCCTACTTACATGATAGGTGATTCTGCCTATCAGAATGTATCAGTTACCTTACGTCAAAACATTGGGACAGAGTACAATTCAGGTGTAAGTATTTCAGGTTCAATGCCATTATCCAGCCGGTTAAATTTGCGTGGTAATGTCATTGTAACCCAGAAACGGGTGGTTAACAATTTGCTAACAACTGATAATGTCACCAACGGAACCAACTGGCGCTTTAATTTGAATGCGACTTATCAGCTTCCGAAAGACCTCATTCTGGAAGGGTTTGGTAATTATTCGTCTGCTATTAACACCATTCAGGGAAAACGGCCGCAGCAGCTTACCTACAACTTCGCGTTCAGAAAGCAGTTTTACCATAAAAATGCAAGTATCGGTTTCACGGCAACCAATCCCTTTACCAAATATATCAGTCAGGTTACAACCGTCACAACGGGCAATTACATGGCTACCAATACAGTGCTTGTGCCCTACCGCTCATTCGGAATCAGCCTGACTTACAAATTCGGAAAACTGGAATTCAAAAAGGGTAAAGACCAGAACACTGATTTTCTGCACAGTGCACCCAATACAGATAATTAA
- a CDS encoding phosphatase PAP2 family protein, with amino-acid sequence MKRIIAIPAFLILFQLDSFSQSTDSTAKITRFTRPQLYAPAALILSGFIANGHSVESIKNEVAEERNEHIPGFKTKIDDYLQFSPLAITYGLDAFGVKSKTDFLNRSVILLKGEVLAIGTATVLKKAFHTLRPDGSSHTSFPSGHTTQAFAAATFLNEEYKNTYKWMPYASYSIASSVGLLRVANNRHYISDVLVGAGIGYLSMKAAYWTHRYKWGRKKNTHIE; translated from the coding sequence ATGAAACGAATTATTGCGATTCCGGCATTTCTAATTCTTTTTCAACTTGACAGTTTCTCACAAAGTACAGATTCCACAGCAAAAATTACCCGCTTTACACGCCCACAGCTGTATGCACCGGCAGCACTGATACTTTCAGGTTTTATTGCCAACGGGCACTCTGTTGAATCCATCAAAAATGAGGTTGCAGAAGAACGTAACGAACACATTCCAGGCTTTAAAACTAAAATAGACGATTATCTGCAATTCTCGCCACTGGCAATAACTTATGGCCTCGATGCTTTTGGAGTAAAATCAAAAACTGATTTCCTCAACCGCTCTGTTATCCTTTTGAAAGGGGAAGTGCTTGCAATCGGAACCGCAACGGTGCTGAAAAAAGCATTTCATACACTACGGCCCGACGGAAGTTCACACACATCTTTTCCATCGGGTCATACCACACAAGCATTTGCTGCGGCAACCTTCCTGAACGAAGAATATAAAAACACTTATAAATGGATGCCATATGCTTCTTATTCGATCGCATCGTCGGTCGGGTTACTCAGAGTCGCCAATAACCGCCACTATATCAGTGATGTGCTCGTTGGAGCCGGAATCGGATATTTGTCGATGAAGGCGGCGTATTGGACGCATCGGTATAAATGGGGAAGGAAAAAAAATACACATATTGAATAA
- a CDS encoding sulfite exporter TauE/SafE family protein, whose amino-acid sequence MVVFKSHINWKIVARFVPPALPAVWLGAWLLKFINPLYLELILGLFLVGNLPMLLKNGNGVEEKETLPAFYLSLIGLAAGFVSGLTGAVGLLFNRFYLRYGLTKEQIVATRAANEILLHIIKLSLYASFGLLTVKATGLGTLIAVAAIGSSWGMKWLLPKLSPAFFKRLGYTAMVISGLSLFGSAASRLIRDHGAHMSFTPVSGGIQTQVQWRQGYFSLEFEYDDGIEFENKIEMSDLPVEKQAVAKKLIGDADKFILEEVFGINQHYYEVYVFRKDKLEKFDI is encoded by the coding sequence ATGGTCGTTTTTAAATCTCATATCAACTGGAAAATCGTAGCAAGATTTGTCCCTCCGGCATTGCCCGCAGTCTGGCTTGGTGCCTGGCTGCTTAAATTTATTAACCCATTATATCTGGAACTGATCCTTGGACTGTTCCTGGTAGGTAACCTGCCTATGCTTCTAAAAAATGGAAATGGAGTGGAGGAAAAAGAAACTTTACCCGCATTTTATCTTTCGCTGATTGGATTAGCAGCAGGCTTTGTTTCCGGATTAACCGGGGCTGTCGGATTGTTATTTAATCGTTTTTATCTGCGATATGGTTTGACCAAAGAGCAGATAGTAGCAACAAGGGCTGCCAATGAAATCTTACTGCATATTATTAAGCTTTCCTTGTATGCTTCGTTTGGTTTGCTAACGGTGAAAGCAACGGGTTTGGGAACATTAATTGCCGTAGCAGCCATTGGATCTTCCTGGGGAATGAAATGGCTATTGCCTAAGCTTAGCCCGGCTTTTTTTAAACGTCTGGGTTATACTGCAATGGTTATTTCCGGACTAAGTCTTTTCGGAAGTGCTGCGAGCCGACTGATCCGTGACCATGGCGCTCACATGAGTTTTACGCCAGTTTCGGGTGGTATACAAACCCAGGTTCAATGGCGTCAGGGATATTTTTCCTTAGAATTTGAATACGACGACGGTATCGAATTTGAGAATAAAATAGAAATGAGCGATTTACCGGTTGAAAAACAGGCAGTTGCCAAAAAACTTATTGGTGATGCTGATAAATTTATTCTCGAAGAGGTATTCGGTATCAACCAGCACTATTATGAAGTGTACGTTTTCAGAAAGGACAAACTTGAAAAATTTGATATTTGA
- a CDS encoding DUF1761 domain-containing protein, with translation MFNVLADISWLSVVIAFVPYFLLGALWFTVLFSRPYKISLGIENEPAQKPAAIFIIGPALCCLVITFASAILVYALKIDSYENALMFALMVGLGYLVANTVNIAINPNIPRPLLYGLISGVYHLAGILIVSMILVAMK, from the coding sequence ATGTTTAATGTACTGGCAGATATCTCCTGGTTAAGTGTTGTAATTGCATTTGTTCCTTATTTCCTTCTTGGTGCCTTGTGGTTTACCGTACTTTTTTCAAGACCATACAAAATTTCATTGGGCATAGAAAATGAACCGGCACAAAAGCCAGCAGCTATTTTTATTATCGGGCCAGCACTGTGCTGTCTGGTCATTACATTTGCCAGCGCAATTTTAGTATATGCTTTGAAAATTGATTCGTATGAAAATGCACTGATGTTCGCTTTAATGGTCGGATTGGGATACCTGGTTGCCAATACCGTCAATATCGCTATCAATCCCAATATACCACGTCCACTGCTTTACGGGCTTATTAGTGGTGTTTATCATTTGGCTGGTATTTTGATTGTAAGTATGATTTTAGTTGCAATGAAATAA
- a CDS encoding YdeI/OmpD-associated family protein — protein sequence MSKSDRKYILQWLVLAKRPETRQKRIIEMVELAERNLKPNAIQRTKKPAHD from the coding sequence TTGAGCAAGTCTGACAGAAAGTATATCCTGCAATGGCTGGTTTTGGCGAAAAGGCCGGAGACACGACAAAAACGTATTATTGAAATGGTAGAACTCGCAGAGCGAAACCTGAAACCCAACGCCATTCAACGGACAAAAAAACCAGCTCATGATTGA